ACTGCTGGATCCCCAGTACCCAGAATCTGACACACCATAGGTACTCAATACATATTGATAAGAGGAATTCTTTGGGAAGGTGTTTTTGAAAGTTGAGTTTTAGCAACTTCAGGCTCATTCACAAGGCGGCCTAAAGGCAAGTTCCCAATGAGCACCTGTGAGAAGGCTCTGTGGAACAAATATCAGGTGGGCAGGTCAGGtcgagaaagaaatattttaaaagtggacaacccagccccaccccccacccccacacaccccgcCCGGAGCTTTGTGGAGCTTGATGGCAGTTTCTCCTAGCCAGGAGATAAGGGGAGGATGGGGAAGTAGGTAGACATTCAGACAGCCACAGATAGGCTAAGCAGAGCCCTTTTTACAGTACTGTTAAAAAATGAACTCCAAAACTAAGAAGTTCTATCTCTGAGAAAGGTTTAAAATAGAGCAAGCAGAGTCTTGAGACAGTTAAATGCTAGCTAAGTTGTTTTGTTGAGAGGCAGTGTGGTAAACGAAAacagagctcaataaatgttcttgaTTATTAGCAATACTAGTGGTTATTTCTTAATGGCGGGTCCTATTTTTAGGAAAAGCATAATTACCTAGAAAAACATGCCCCGGGAATGTGGCTGTTTGAAATAGGAGAGAGTCATCAAGTCAAGCCTTTACCTTCTTAGCCTTGTTGATACAGGCAAATtctttaagagggaaaaaaataacttcccAAGCACTGGCTTTGCAAACTCAAACTAGGAAGGGAATGGCAATTGATATGCACTTTTGGTGCTCTAGGCTTTAAGGGGTGTCTCCTGGGACCCTTCCTGTCTGACTTAGTCCCAAGACCTCAGAGGAAACAGAGGCGTCTCCATGGTGAGTGGAAAAAGCTGCTCAGGGGAGCAAAGCCAGGGACTCGCCCAGGTCCATGGCTCAGGGATTATGAATAATAGAAGCACCATCCCATGGCATCGTTGCTCTGAGGCTGGGCTCCAGCTCTGCGCCTGACCCAGAGTGATAGGAAAAGGAAGCTGCAGGTTTCCATGGCCCCAAATAAACACAGCCTGCTCAGGCCATCTGGTGGCCTGGATTCTGGGAGAGGAGGGGGTAGAGGAGAGAATGGAACAAGCTACCCTGGGGTGAAGAGAAGAGCAGCTGGCAAGCTTCTTTCACCTGCTGCTGCCAGGAACCATCCAGAACAGAGGCCCTTCTGGGAGAAACAGGCCGGAGAGGTGCCACCTGTTCCCTTAAAGAGGTGGCACTGAAGGCCGAGGCCAGTCTTTTTCCCTTCTCTGGATCTCCAAAGGCTGAAAGAGTACTCTAGGAAAGGGACATGCATGGGGCgagaagaaagaggggaagaaaagataaaggatCAACGAGCCATTTCTGGTAGCTGAGCAGCTTGCAGACACTGAGTTGGGGTACCACTCCCATGTAGGGGGTCCATaggattttcctttcttcttttctggagTGCCCTAGAGCAGACTGGCTCTTCAAAGTCAACATTATGAGGAGATAGGGCACATGCAGTATTACATAGTGGAATTGATCAGGTCtgggtttgactttttttttttaattaaatttagttttggctgtgttgggtctccattgctgtgtgtgggctttctctagttgtggcgagtgggggctactctttgttgtggtgcatgggcttctcattgtagtggcttctcttctagaatgcaggctctaggtgcacaggcttcagtagttgtggcacgtgggcccactaattgtggcacatgggcttagttgctcagtggcatgtgggatcttcctggaccagggcttgaacctgtgtcccctgcattggcaggtggattcttaaccattgtgccaccagggaagccctcgacTATTTCTGTGTGACTTTGAATTACTAACTTAACCTTTAAGCCTCAGGATCCCCATCAGTAAAAGAGATTTTATGTCTGCCTCATGAGCTTGCTGAGGGGAAGGGTGATTTaaaaggtgagggagaggagggtggCTGCATACAGGCCACAGCTTCCTTTGCTTCTCAGGTGTGACTGCTTTGGGAGTCACACCCACATCTCAGTCCCACTGGAGAAAGGTCACAGCAGGACGGGAAAATCTGACAGCAACTTGCATGCTGTAAACCCCCCCTTGCTGTTCAGATAAAGTAAAAAGCTCCATACCAATTTGGGATGCAGCTCTGGGCTCCCCACACCACACTGTCCTCACCTCCAGGGTCCAAGGAACTTGCTCCTGACTCCTTTCAGAATGTGAGGGGAGGGGTATTGGGACCCTGAGCATATCCCCACGGGAGACTTTGGGAGCTTTTCCATGTGGGGCTGGGATCCACAGAGCTGACCAAATTTTTTTTATCTGGAAATGGGAGAAGGCAGCAAGAAACTGACCCCCACCAAAGATTCCGGagcattttctttgatttctggtTACCTGGGCTGTTGACAGGTGTGGGTTGGGGGGGAGAGATTTGCAAAATCAGTATAACAAGGAGGGTCCACCCCATGGGACACCCTGCAGGGCAACATGACTGGCATAGCTGGTACTCAACAAAGATGGAAACTTCCAAGATCCTGCTATTTAGAGCTGTTTGGCTGCCAATCACAGGGGAGTGAAGCTGAGGCTGTGCCCCTCCCCACCGTAGCTGTGTGATGGGAGGCGGAAGCATGAGATGCACAGAGACAGGACCATGGCTCCAGGGCCATTTCTGCTTTTAGAATACTGGTGCGTTTTTTattaaagaagagaataaagcatttgtaaatatatttctctCATGTATACTTCAAAGATGACACTGGTCGGCAGCTACAGAACTGGGGAGCAAACAGGCAGGAGCCCTTCCCCCACCAGTCCCGTCCCATCCCACTCCACCCCAGATGCCGGAGACACACAGAGGGCTGGGAGCTGCCCAGCTCCACTGGACAGAAGGTTCCAAGACGTGTGAACGGAAGGACCAGCCGACAGCTCTCATCACAGTGCCACCCGGAGAGCAGGGTGGTGCCTCCAGGGAGGTCGGGCATGCTTGTTAAGAAAACCCTTTTACCCCTTAGAAACAAATAAGGCATGAAGGTTCCCCACTGGGCTTCCAGCACAGACCCAGGGCCACCAGGCTGTATGGCTCCTCCGATTTCTAGGGTCTCAGGAAGAAGGAACTGGGAGCCCTGAAGATTGCTCAGGGCAAGCTGGGGACTGGGCATCTCTTAGCTGAAGCTGGACCTTCTGaagccttaacaaaatattaaaccACTGACCCAGCTGGGTCCTCAAAAGTCCCCCACAAAGGTGGGAGGTTAAGAGCAGGCAATTTATGGGAAGGAGGAGACATGTTCCCCATCTGGTCTCATTTCAATACTGCCCACTGTGGGGTGAGCATCTTGGGAGAGTGCAGTAAAGAGGGTGCAGGGGAGGATGCTGGGACCATGGGCCGGTGGCACACGCCCAGGACATTCTGAGGGTGGCAGGCATGACCTGCGGTGGGGTGGGCCTGGGGGGAATGTGGGAGTGAATGAGACACATCATGGTCCCTGAGGTGGGGACAGGCAGAGGCCAAGCTTGGTGAGTCAGAGGAGGCGTGCAGAGACAGGGGGCTCCCACCTCCCAGACCCCTGGAAGGCTTGACACCCGGAAAGCATTTCCGGGGCTGGAACCTGGGGAGGTTGGCTCTGAGTTGATTGGCTACAGATCTGCAGTGGGCTGAGGGTGTCCAGGGAGAAGCCACCCTCACCAGGGCTGGAGTTGGGGCCACTCGGGCCTGGCTCAGGTGTTCTGCTCTGCCTGGCAGGGACCGTCTCTGACCTGTTCAGGACCCTCGAGGTGGGACAGCTGGTGCTCAGGGAATGATAGCACATCACAGCTGGGGAGAAGCAGTGGGTGATCCAGGAGACCCCTGGAACCTGCAACAGCTGGCTCTGGGATCCCCCTTCAAGTGTTTCCAGTTGTGGCAATGGGTCAGGGAGACCTTGCCTCGCAAAAAATctctctcaaaaaaacaaaacataaaaaaccaaaaacccaaactttgaaaaaaaagccAACGGGTCCAGAATGACTTTCAGAAGCCTGGCCACAAATCTGAGAGCAAGGCCCAAGGTCAGGGAGCCGGGTCTGGGAGAGCTGGGAATCCCCAGAGGAGTGGGGACATTTGGCTTGCAAACTCTCAGTGGGGTCTTGGGGCTGACATGGGATGGTGGagggtccttgggaagcaggACATGTTGACAGCCTCCCCTGCCATCAGTAAGGAACCGGTGTCACCCTGGGTCAGAGAGCAGCCTCCCTCTGGGGTGTATTGCTGCTAAAGGGCTCCCTCACTCACCAGAGGCTGCAAGGCCCAGGTACGAGGGACCCCACGGCCTGACCCTGGGGGAGGCCACTGGCCGGGAAACCGTCACTTGCTGCTGTGCGTCTTGACTTTGGTGGCGTTGATGTCGGCCTTGGTCTTCTGGATCCTGGAGAAGATCTCCTTGAAGAGCGCCTTGTACTCGGGCTGGCTCTGCTCCAGCCGCTTGTCCACGGCCTCCACGTGCTGGCTCAAGCTCTTCTCGCCCGCCTTGGCCTCCCCCTGGGCCTCCTCGCCCCCCCGCAGGTCCCTCCACGAGCTGTCCCGGGAGATGGGCCGCGAGGTCTGCACGCCTGCGTGCCGCACCCCCGCGCCGTGCTGCCGGCACTTGCTCAGCAGCTCCTCGTACTTCTCCAGCAGCGCGTGGTACTGCTCGTCCACCTCGCGCAGGATGGACATGCCCCGCTTGCGCACGCTGTTGGCGTGCAGCGTGAGGTGGCCCATGTGCCGGCTGGCCGGGTCTTTGGCCACGATGGCGTTGAGCGCCGTGTCGCTGCAGCTCTTGCGCACGGAGTGGCCTGGGGAGGCGGCCGGAGAGGAGACTCCGTCCTGGGTGCCCAAGTCGTCCCCGCTGCCCGGCTGGGGGTCGTCGGCTTCAGGCGCCTGGGTGAGGGGCGCCAGCAGGGCCTCGGCCAGGTGGTCCTCCCGGGCCAGCAGGTAGGTCTTCGCCTGCTTCATCTGCTGCAGCTCCAGCAGCTCGGCCTCCAGCTCCTGCACGCGGAGGCGGCAGCCCTCCATCTCGCACAGCTGCCGCTCCAGCTCCGCGTACTCCTGCAGCACCGCCGCGTACTCGCGCTCCGCCCTCTCCTTGCGCTGCCGCTCCAGGCTCACCTGGGAACGCAGCACTCCCACCAAGGTCTGCAGCCGCTCGTTCTCCTGATCCACGGGCCGCGGGCCCAGCTCCAGGGAGGAACTGTGCAGGCGGAAGGCATCCTCGCACCTGGGAGGGAGCAGcggcaggtgggcagggggcgGTGGGCACGGCAAAGGCCCCGGGGGGGCCCAGCCgcatctctctcctccactgGGCTGGATAATCTGCCCCTCCAGAGCCGCTCTCGGCCCTTctccccctgctctctgccctgggaGGTTGCCCTTAGCTTCGGCCAGGTTTCCTGGCTCTCTCTTGGGTTCAGCCAATGGGAGGTCCTGGCAGGAGGTCCGgaggtgggagcagagggaggtCATGGGGAATGTCTCCCCCTGGGCTCCTTCCCTGGTTACTGCGGGCCAGGCAGCGCTCTCCATGCCTTCTAGGTTCCGGTAACCTCCCTTCTGCCGGTCCCTTTAGGCCTCAGGATGGTAACAGCGCCTCTCTGTTGCAACCCCAGGGTGCTGCAGTGGCCCCCTGGTCTCCCCTGcaccctgcccacacctcttTATTAATCACTTCTCAGTTCCTCTGGGCAGGGCACGGTCTGTCTCCTGCCAGGACCTTTATTGAAACACCCACTAAATACACCATGTGTACAGTATTATTACATTGGGAAGTCCTCCCATTCAAAAGACTCAGTGGGAACTGAAAGGTACAGTTGTTAACCTCTCCTGGGTGAGAATTCTGGCCTACTAAACAGGTGACCTTAGATGAGACACATGACTTTGGagtttcaatttcctcctctGGGTAGCGGGGATGATAAACCACACCTCACGGTATTGCTGTGGGAATTAAATCACTTAGCAGAGTGGTGGGCACACGGCCAGTGCTCATAAGTGCCAGCTGCTGACTGTCAGCAACGGGACCAGCCTCTCCGATAGCCTGGACGATGCGGCGACTCTCGTTCCCACCTGCTGCCTGGcgcccaccctcccttccctcccatggcTGGCAGTCCTGGGCACTAGGAGACACAGTCCAGGGTCCAGGATGCTGCTCCCGAGTGGCGCCCTCACCTACCTGGGGCTGGTGCACAGCTCCTTGAGGCAGGGGAAGGTGTGGATGGTGCGCCTGCGTTCCCGCTTCTCGCGCCGCACTCGCAGCTGCTCCAGGTCTCGCAGCTGCTCGACCTGGGCCTGCAGCTCCTCGACCTGGGTCTGCAGGCGCTCGATGGTCTCCGTCagcctggggatggggtgggggacacaCTCATGGGAGGGACTTTAAGGGGATGGGGCCAGCCCTCCTCACTGCAGCCCTGGGGGACTTGGGGGTTGGGGACAAACAGGTGACCTTGAGCCATGAGGCCTGGTAGTGAGGTCAGACGGGAAACTCGTATGCCCAAGGACCCActcttctcccccacctcccaggctgAGCCGATCATTTCTCTTCCATGTCTCCTCAGTTCCTGGTACACCCTTCTAATCACGTATCACCCTGGACTGCAATAAAAGATTTACGTGTCTGCCTTCCCTCCCAGAGGGCGGGACAGTGTCTTTGTATCCCCATCACTGTATCCCTCAGTGCCTAAGACAGAGCCTGGGGTGTAGTTGGTGCTTAAAGAAAGGTTGtggcctgaatgttaaaccagccCAAATCGACAAAGGCAAACTCACTACCACCCCAGGCTCCCAGACCTGGGCTTCTGGGAGAAGGAGCCTGAGTCACACCCCCCAGTCCATACGCACACACGTACACCCAGCCCTGGGCCTCTCCCTGGCCATCCCAACCCCTGGATCCCAGCCCTCTGCCTGGCGCTCACCCATGGATCTTCTGCTGGGCAGCCTTACTCTCCAGCACCAGCTTCTGGTTGGTCAGCTCCAGGTCTCGGGCTGCCAGGTCTAGCTGCTCGTACACTTTCGCGTGCTGCTCGTTCACGTGCCGCAGTGTGTCCAGCTGTTTGGTCAGGt
The DNA window shown above is from Hippopotamus amphibius kiboko isolate mHipAmp2 chromosome 17, mHipAmp2.hap2, whole genome shotgun sequence and carries:
- the CDR2L gene encoding cerebellar degeneration-related protein 2-like, translating into MRRAARMEDFTAEEEEPWYDQQDLEQDLHLAAELGKTLLERNKELEESLQQMYSTNEEQVQEIEYLTKQLDTLRHVNEQHAKVYEQLDLAARDLELTNQKLVLESKAAQQKIHGLTETIERLQTQVEELQAQVEQLRDLEQLRVRREKRERRRTIHTFPCLKELCTSPRCEDAFRLHSSSLELGPRPVDQENERLQTLVGVLRSQVSLERQRKERAEREYAAVLQEYAELERQLCEMEGCRLRVQELEAELLELQQMKQAKTYLLAREDHLAEALLAPLTQAPEADDPQPGSGDDLGTQDGVSSPAASPGHSVRKSCSDTALNAIVAKDPASRHMGHLTLHANSVRKRGMSILREVDEQYHALLEKYEELLSKCRQHGAGVRHAGVQTSRPISRDSSWRDLRGGEEAQGEAKAGEKSLSQHVEAVDKRLEQSQPEYKALFKEIFSRIQKTKADINATKVKTHSSK